The following proteins come from a genomic window of Streptococcus pneumoniae:
- a CDS encoding NAD(P)/FAD-dependent oxidoreductase: MKKVAIIGAGIVGATAAYYLSRESDLEVTVFDHEQGQATKAAAGIISPWFSKRRNKAWYKMARLGADFYVDLLADLEKSGQKIDFYQRSGVFLLKKDESKLEELYQLALQRREESPLIGQLAILDQASANELFPGLQGFDRLLYASGGARVDGQLLVTRLLEASHVKLVKEKVTLTLLSSGYQIGEEVFDQVILATGAWLGDMLEPLGYEVDVRPQKGQLRDYQLAQDMEDYPVVMPEGEWDLIPFAGGKLSLGATHENDMGFDLTVDEPLLQQMEEAALPHYPVLARATSRAERVGIRAYTSDFSPFFGQVPELAGVYAASGLGSSGLTTGPIIGYHLAQLIQDKELTLDPLNYPIENYVKRVKSE; the protein is encoded by the coding sequence ATGAAAAAAGTTGCCATTATTGGAGCAGGAATTGTGGGAGCAACAGCTGCCTACTACCTCTCGAGAGAAAGTGACCTAGAGGTGACCGTTTTTGACCATGAGCAAGGTCAAGCCACCAAGGCCGCAGCAGGAATTATCAGTCCTTGGTTTTCCAAACGCCGTAATAAAGCCTGGTACAAGATGGCGCGCTTGGGGGCTGACTTTTATGTGGATTTATTAGCTGATTTAGAGAAATCAGGACAAAAAATCGACTTTTACCAGCGTTCGGGAGTCTTTCTCTTGAAAAAGGATGAATCCAAGTTGGAAGAACTTTATCAACTGGCCCTCCAGCGCAGAGAAGAATCTCCCTTGATAGGGCAATTAGCCATTCTGGACCAAGCTTCAGCTAATGAATTATTCCCTGGTTTGCAGGGATTTGACCGCCTGCTCTATGCTTCTGGTGGAGCGAGAGTAGATGGCCAACTCTTGGTAACTCGTCTGCTAGAAGCCAGTCATGTCAAGCTGGTCAAAGAAAAAGTGACTCTGACACTCTTATCATCAGGCTACCAGATTGGCGAAGAGGTGTTTGATCAGGTTATTTTGGCAACGGGAGCTTGGTTGGGGGACATGTTAGAGCCTTTAGGTTATGAAGTGGATGTCCGTCCTCAAAAAGGACAACTACGAGATTATCAGCTTGCCCAAGACATGGAAGATTACCCTGTTGTCATGCCAGAAGGGGAGTGGGATTTGATTCCCTTTGCAGGTGGGAAATTATCCTTGGGCGCTACCCATGAAAATGACATGGGATTTGATTTGACGGTAGATGAACCCTTGCTCCAACAAATGGAGGAGGCGGCCTTGCCTCATTACCCAGTTTTAGCTAGAGCGACTTCAAGGGCTGAGCGTGTGGGAATCCGTGCCTATACCAGTGATTTCTCTCCCTTCTTTGGGCAGGTGCCAGAATTGGCAGGTGTCTATGCAGCCAGTGGACTAGGTTCATCAGGCCTCACAACTGGTCCTATCATTGGTTACCATCTAGCCCAACTGATCCAAGACAAGGAGTTGACCTTGGACCCTCTAAATTACCCAATTGAAAACTATGTCAAACGAGTAAAAAGCGAATAA
- the galE gene encoding UDP-glucose 4-epimerase GalE: protein MQEKILVTGGAGFIGTHTVIELIQAGHQVVVVDNLVNSNRKSLEVVERITGVEIPFYEADIRDTDTLRDIFKQEEPTGVIHFAGLKAVGESTRIPLAYYDNNIAGTVSLLKAMEENNCKNIIFSSSATVYGDPHTVPILEDFPLSVTNPYGRTKLMLEEILTDIYKADSEWNVVLLRYFNPIGAHESGDLGENPNGIPNNLLPYVTQVAVGKLEQVQVFGDDYDTEDGTGVRDYIHVVDLAKGHVAALKKIQKGSGLNVYNLGTGKGYSVLEIIQNMEKAVGRPIPYRIVERRPGDIAACYSDPAKAKAELGWEAELDITQMCEDAWRWQSKHPNGFED from the coding sequence ATGCAAGAAAAGATTTTGGTAACTGGTGGTGCCGGTTTTATTGGAACCCACACTGTTATTGAATTGATCCAAGCAGGCCATCAAGTTGTTGTGGTGGATAATCTTGTCAATAGCAATCGTAAGAGTTTAGAAGTTGTTGAAAGAATCACAGGAGTTGAGATTCCTTTCTATGAGGCAGATATTCGTGACACAGATACCCTCAGAGATATTTTCAAGCAGGAAGAACCGACTGGTGTCATTCACTTTGCTGGTTTGAAGGCTGTTGGCGAATCAACACGTATCCCTCTTGCCTACTATGACAACAATATCGCTGGAACTGTCAGCCTTTTGAAAGCCATGGAAGAAAACAACTGTAAAAACATCATCTTCAGTTCTTCTGCGACAGTTTACGGGGATCCGCACACAGTGCCCATCTTGGAAGATTTCCCACTTTCAGTGACCAACCCATACGGTCGTACCAAGCTCATGCTAGAGGAAATTTTGACCGATATTTACAAAGCAGACTCAGAATGGAATGTTGTCTTGCTTCGTTACTTTAACCCAATCGGAGCCCATGAGAGTGGTGATTTGGGAGAAAATCCAAACGGTATTCCAAACAATCTCTTGCCATATGTGACTCAAGTAGCCGTTGGAAAATTAGAGCAAGTGCAAGTGTTTGGAGACGATTACGATACGGAAGATGGAACAGGTGTTCGTGACTATATCCACGTTGTCGATTTGGCTAAGGGTCACGTTGCAGCTTTGAAAAAAATCCAAAAAGGTTCAGGACTAAACGTTTATAACCTTGGAACTGGTAAAGGTTACTCAGTTCTTGAAATTATCCAAAACATGGAAAAAGCGGTGGGACGTCCTATTCCTTACCGCATCGTAGAACGTCGCCCAGGTGATATCGCTGCCTGCTACTCAGACCCAGCAAAAGCTAAAGCAGAACTCGGTTGGGAAGCAGAACTCGACATCACCCAAATGTGTGAAGACGCATGGCGTTGGCAGAGCAAGCATCCAAATGGATTTGAAGACTAA
- a CDS encoding glycosyltransferase family 2 protein — MMISIIVPCLNEEEVLPLFYQALEALLPDLETEIEYVFVDDGSSDGTLELLKAYREQNPAVHYISFSRNFGKEAALYAGLQYATGDLVVVMDADLQDPPSMLFEMKNVLDKNVDLDCVGTRRTSREGEPFFRSFCAVLFYRLMQKISPVALPSGVRDFRMMRRSVVDAILSLTESNRFSKGLFAWVGFKTHYLDYPNVERQAGKTSWSFRQLFFYSIEGIVNFSDFPLTIAFVAGLLSCFLSLLMTFFVVVRTLILGNPTSGWTSLMAVILFLGGIQLLTIGILGKYISKIYLETKKRPLYLIKEKSDLPDFTEKNKVKRL, encoded by the coding sequence ATGATGATTTCAATCATCGTCCCTTGTTTAAACGAAGAGGAAGTACTTCCTCTTTTTTATCAGGCTCTGGAAGCTTTACTTCCAGATTTGGAAACAGAAATCGAGTATGTCTTTGTCGATGATGGATCAAGTGATGGGACCTTGGAACTCTTAAAGGCCTATCGGGAGCAAAATCCGGCAGTCCATTATATTTCTTTCTCTCGAAATTTTGGCAAAGAAGCAGCCCTTTATGCAGGCTTGCAATATGCGACAGGAGATTTGGTGGTGGTGATGGATGCAGACCTCCAAGATCCTCCTAGTATGTTGTTTGAGATGAAAAATGTACTAGACAAAAATGTAGACTTGGACTGCGTTGGGACACGGAGAACTAGTCGGGAGGGAGAACCCTTCTTTCGCAGTTTCTGTGCTGTTCTCTTTTATCGCCTCATGCAAAAAATCAGCCCAGTAGCTCTGCCGTCGGGTGTCCGTGATTTTCGTATGATGAGAAGGTCTGTGGTCGATGCCATTTTAAGCTTGACTGAGTCCAATCGTTTTTCTAAGGGACTCTTTGCCTGGGTCGGCTTTAAAACCCACTATCTGGACTATCCAAATGTCGAAAGGCAGGCTGGCAAGACCAGTTGGAGTTTTAGGCAACTCTTTTTTTACTCCATTGAAGGGATTGTTAATTTTTCAGATTTCCCTTTGACTATAGCCTTTGTAGCTGGTCTCCTATCTTGTTTTCTTTCTCTGCTGATGACCTTTTTTGTTGTGGTTCGGACCCTCATTTTGGGCAATCCGACATCTGGTTGGACCTCTCTGATGGCTGTTATTCTCTTTCTTGGAGGCATTCAACTCTTGACCATTGGGATTCTCGGCAAGTATATCAGTAAGATTTATTTAGAGACTAAAAAAAGACCACTTTATCTTATCAAAGAAAAAAGTGACCTTCCTGATTTTACAGAAAAAAATAAAGTGAAAAGACTATAA
- a CDS encoding ferredoxin, translating to MKITLIPERCIACGLCQTYSDLFDYHDNGIVRFYDDPDQLEKEISPSQDVLEAVKNCPTRALIGNQEA from the coding sequence ATGAAAATCACACTTATACCTGAACGATGTATCGCCTGTGGGCTTTGCCAAACTTATTCTGATTTATTTGATTACCACGATAATGGAATCGTGCGTTTTTACGATGACCCTGACCAACTGGAAAAAGAAATTTCTCCTAGTCAGGATGTCTTAGAGGCTGTTAAAAATTGCCCAACTCGCGCCCTGATTGGAAACCAGGAAGCCTAA
- a CDS encoding SAG1386/EF1546 family surface-associated protein produces MAKEPWQEDIYDQEESRAERRHRNHGGADRMANRILTILASIFFVIVVVMVIVLIYLSSGGSNRTAALKDFHDSDASVVQISSSSSSQPEQSSEPESTSSSSEEAANPEGTIKVLAGEGEAAIAARAGISIAQLEALNPGHMATGSWFANPGDVIKIK; encoded by the coding sequence ATGGCAAAAGAACCGTGGCAAGAAGATATCTATGATCAAGAAGAATCAAGAGCAGAGCGTCGGCATCGAAACCACGGAGGGGCTGATAGGATGGCTAATCGTATTTTGACGATCCTAGCTAGTATTTTCTTTGTAATTGTGGTGGTGATGGTCATCGTTCTCATCTATCTATCATCGGGGGGGAGTAATCGCACAGCAGCCTTAAAAGACTTTCATGATTCTGATGCAAGTGTAGTACAAATCTCATCTTCAAGCAGTTCTCAGCCTGAGCAGAGTTCAGAGCCAGAATCTACTTCTAGTAGTTCAGAAGAAGCTGCTAATCCTGAAGGAACGATTAAAGTTCTCGCAGGAGAAGGGGAAGCAGCTATTGCCGCTCGTGCAGGAATCTCCATTGCTCAGTTAGAGGCCTTGAATCCTGGGCACATGGCTACAGGATCTTGGTTTGCTAATCCAGGTGATGTTATAAAAATAAAATAG
- the cmk gene encoding (d)CMP kinase, translated as MKTIQIAIDGPASSGKSTVAKIIAKDFGFTYLDTGAMYRAATYMALKNQLGVEEVEALLALLDQHPISFGRSETGDQLVFVGDVDITHPIRENEVTNHVSAIAAIPEVREKLVSLQQEIAQQGGIVMDGRDIGTVVLPQAELKIFLVASVDERAERRYKENIAKGIETDLETLKKEIAARDYKDSHRETSPLKQAEDAVYLDTTGLNIQEVVEKIKAEAEKRM; from the coding sequence ATGAAAACAATTCAAATTGCTATTGATGGTCCTGCTTCCAGCGGTAAGAGTACGGTCGCAAAGATTATTGCTAAGGATTTTGGATTCACCTACCTTGATACAGGAGCTATGTATCGTGCAGCGACCTATATGGCTCTTAAGAACCAATTAGGAGTTGAAGAAGTCGAAGCCCTTCTAGCCTTGTTGGACCAGCATCCAATCAGCTTTGGACGTTCAGAAACTGGAGACCAGCTTGTTTTTGTAGGAGATGTGGATATTACCCATCCTATCCGTGAAAATGAAGTGACCAATCATGTTTCTGCTATTGCAGCAATTCCTGAAGTGCGTGAGAAACTGGTTTCTCTCCAACAAGAAATTGCCCAGCAAGGCGGGATTGTCATGGATGGTCGCGATATTGGAACTGTTGTATTGCCACAAGCAGAATTGAAAATTTTCCTAGTAGCTTCTGTTGATGAGAGAGCAGAGCGTCGTTACAAGGAAAATATTGCCAAGGGAATTGAAACAGACCTTGAAACCCTAAAAAAGGAAATTGCTGCGCGTGACTACAAGGATAGTCATCGTGAGACTTCTCCTCTCAAACAAGCAGAGGATGCTGTCTACCTTGATACAACTGGTTTGAACATTCAAGAAGTAGTTGAAAAAATCAAAGCAGAAGCTGAAAAAAGAATGTAA
- a CDS encoding zinc ribbon domain-containing protein YjdM: protein MNNLPNCPKCNSEYVYEDGALLVCPECAHEWNPAEVAEAEEGLVAIDANGNKLTDGDTVTLIKDLKVKGAPKDLKQGTRVKNIRIVEGDHNIDCKIDGFGAMKLKSEFVRKI, encoded by the coding sequence ATGAACAATTTACCAAATTGTCCAAAATGTAACTCAGAGTATGTCTACGAAGACGGTGCCCTACTGGTTTGCCCAGAGTGTGCTCATGAGTGGAATCCTGCTGAAGTTGCAGAAGCAGAAGAAGGTCTTGTCGCTATCGATGCCAACGGAAATAAATTGACTGATGGTGATACAGTAACTCTCATCAAGGACTTGAAAGTAAAAGGTGCGCCAAAAGATTTGAAACAAGGGACGCGCGTGAAAAATATCCGCATCGTAGAAGGCGACCACAATATCGACTGTAAGATTGATGGTTTTGGTGCCATGAAACTTAAATCAGAGTTTGTGAGGAAGATTTAA
- a CDS encoding Pr6Pr family membrane protein, whose translation MLKHYKLVFYSRIFLFLAAFTGVYLEITKHGGFGMLLYYTVLSNLLVTIFTLYLLKVMSRVGENWQRPSLLRLKGGVTMSIMITCVIYHFLLAPIATNFYTLENFLCHYIVPIWFLADTLFFDKQGQYKIWDPAVWTILPFLYMMFALFNGLVLKLNIPNAKDNPFPYFFLNVNKGWNVVFKWCLIIFVAYMVAGFIFYFIKQIKRKSS comes from the coding sequence ATGTTAAAACACTATAAACTTGTATTTTATAGCCGTATCTTCTTGTTTCTAGCGGCTTTTACGGGAGTTTATCTTGAAATTACTAAGCATGGTGGTTTTGGGATGCTTCTCTATTACACGGTTCTGTCCAACCTCTTGGTAACTATTTTTACCCTTTATCTTCTAAAGGTTATGAGCCGTGTAGGTGAAAATTGGCAAAGACCAAGTCTCTTGCGCTTAAAAGGTGGGGTCACCATGAGTATCATGATTACCTGTGTGATTTACCATTTCCTCTTGGCGCCCATTGCGACTAATTTCTATACCCTAGAAAATTTCCTTTGCCACTATATCGTTCCCATCTGGTTTTTAGCGGATACCCTCTTTTTTGACAAACAGGGTCAATACAAGATTTGGGATCCAGCAGTGTGGACCATTTTACCCTTTCTGTATATGATGTTTGCTCTTTTTAATGGCTTGGTTCTAAAACTCAATATTCCAAATGCCAAGGATAATCCTTTCCCTTACTTCTTTTTGAATGTGAACAAGGGTTGGAATGTTGTGTTTAAGTGGTGTCTGATTATCTTTGTTGCCTATATGGTAGCAGGATTTATTTTCTACTTTATCAAGCAAATCAAGAGAAAGTCATCCTAA
- a CDS encoding MFS transporter, with amino-acid sequence MKQFLERASILALSLVLITSFSISSALPAMFDYYQGYSKEQIELLVSLPSFGIMMMLLLNGFLEKIFPERLQISLGLLILSLSGTAPFWYQAYPFVFGTRLLFGLGLGMINAKAISIISERYQGKRRIQMLGLRASAEVVGASLITLAVGQLLAFGWTAIFLAYSAGFLVLPLYLLFVPYGKSKKEVKKRAKEASRLTREMKGLIFTLAIEAAVVVCTNTAITIRIPSLMVERGLGDAQLSSFVLSIMQLIGIVAGVSFSFLISIFKEKLLLWSGITFGLGQIVIALSSSLWVVVAGSVLAGFAYSVVLTTVFQLVSERIPAKLLNQATSFAVLGCSFGAFTTPFVLGAIGLLTHNGMLVFSILGGWLIVISIFVMYLLQKRA; translated from the coding sequence ATGAAACAATTTTTAGAACGGGCCAGCATTTTGGCTCTCTCCCTCGTTTTGATTACCTCCTTTTCCATTTCGAGTGCCCTACCAGCCATGTTTGACTATTATCAGGGTTATTCTAAGGAACAAATTGAGCTCTTGGTGAGCTTGCCTTCCTTTGGAATCATGATGATGTTACTGCTAAATGGTTTCTTAGAAAAAATATTTCCTGAGCGCTTACAGATTAGTTTGGGCTTGCTGATTTTATCATTGAGCGGTACAGCTCCCTTCTGGTACCAAGCCTATCCCTTTGTCTTTGGAACACGGCTTCTCTTTGGTTTGGGTCTTGGGATGATCAATGCCAAGGCCATTTCTATTATCAGTGAACGCTACCAAGGAAAAAGGCGAATTCAGATGTTAGGGCTACGCGCTTCTGCAGAGGTCGTTGGAGCTTCTCTCATTACCTTGGCCGTCGGTCAGTTGTTGGCCTTTGGTTGGACAGCTATCTTTCTAGCCTATAGTGCTGGATTTTTGGTGCTGCCCCTTTATCTGCTCTTTGTCCCTTATGGAAAATCAAAGAAAGAAGTCAAGAAAAGAGCGAAGGAAGCAAGTCGTTTAACTCGAGAAATGAAAGGCTTGATTTTTACCTTAGCTATCGAAGCGGCAGTTGTAGTTTGTACCAATACAGCTATTACCATCCGTATTCCAAGTTTGATGGTGGAAAGAGGATTGGGGGATGCCCAGTTATCTAGTTTTGTTCTTAGTATCATGCAGTTGATCGGGATTGTGGCTGGGGTGAGTTTTTCTTTCTTGATTTCTATCTTTAAAGAGAAACTGCTCCTCTGGTCTGGTATTACCTTTGGCTTGGGGCAAATCGTGATTGCCTTGTCTTCATCCTTGTGGGTGGTAGTAGCAGGAAGTGTTCTGGCTGGATTTGCCTATAGTGTAGTCTTGACGACGGTCTTTCAACTTGTCTCTGAACGAATTCCAGCTAAACTCCTCAATCAAGCAACTTCATTTGCTGTATTAGGCTGTAGTTTCGGAGCCTTTACGACCCCATTCGTTCTAGGTGCAATTGGCTTACTAACTCACAATGGAATGTTGGTCTTTAGTATCTTAGGAGGTTGGTTGATTGTAATCTCTATCTTTGTCATGTACCTACTTCAGAAGAGAGCTTAG
- the truA gene encoding tRNA pseudouridine(38-40) synthase TruA, with translation MTRYKATISYDGYAFAGFQRQPHARSVQEEIEKTLTRLNKGQTITVHGAGRTDSGVHALGQVIHFDLPYQMDEEKLRFALDTQSPEDIDVILIELVADDFHCRYAKHSKTYEFTVDRGRPKNPMRRHYATHFPYPLDVERMQIAIKKLEGTHDFTGFTASGTSVEDKVRTITEASLIVDETGQFLTFTFSGNGFLYKQIRNMVGTLLKIGNNRMPVEQIDLILEKKDRQLAGPTAAPNGLYLKEIRYEE, from the coding sequence ATGACGAGATATAAAGCAACTATTTCCTATGATGGTTATGCCTTTGCTGGCTTTCAGCGCCAGCCTCATGCGCGTAGCGTTCAGGAAGAAATTGAAAAAACCTTGACCAGATTAAATAAAGGGCAAACCATTACTGTTCACGGTGCTGGTAGGACAGATAGTGGGGTTCATGCCCTGGGACAGGTCATTCATTTTGACCTGCCTTATCAGATGGATGAGGAGAAACTCCGTTTTGCCTTGGATACCCAGTCTCCTGAAGATATTGATGTGATTTTGATTGAGCTTGTGGCAGATGATTTTCATTGCCGTTATGCCAAGCATAGCAAGACCTATGAGTTTACTGTGGATAGAGGACGGCCCAAAAATCCGATGCGCCGTCACTATGCCACCCACTTTCCCTACCCACTCGATGTGGAACGAATGCAGATTGCAATCAAAAAGCTAGAGGGAACCCATGATTTTACCGGTTTTACAGCCTCTGGGACTAGTGTAGAGGATAAGGTTCGCACCATCACAGAAGCTAGTTTAATAGTCGATGAGACAGGACAATTTTTGACCTTTACCTTTTCAGGAAATGGTTTCTTGTATAAACAGATTCGCAATATGGTGGGGACTCTTCTCAAAATCGGTAACAACCGCATGCCAGTAGAGCAGATTGATCTCATCTTGGAGAAGAAGGACAGGCAACTTGCAGGTCCCACTGCAGCACCAAATGGTTTGTATTTAAAGGAGATTCGTTATGAAGAATAA
- a CDS encoding bifunctional hydroxymethylpyrimidine kinase/phosphomethylpyrimidine kinase — MKNNRILALSGNDIFSGGGLSADLATYTLNGLHGFVAVTCLTALTEKGFEVFPTDDTIFQHELDSLRDVEFGGIKIGLLPTVSVAEKALDFIKQRPGVPMVLDPVLVCKETHDVAVSELCQELIRFFPYVSVITPNLPEAELLSGQEIKTLEDMKTAAQKLHDLGAPAVIIKGGNRLSQDKAVDVFYDGQTFTILENPVIQGQNAGAGCTFASSIASHLIKGDKLLPAVESSKAFVYRAIAQADQYGVRQYEANKNN; from the coding sequence ATGAAGAATAATCGTATTTTAGCACTTTCTGGAAATGATATTTTTAGTGGTGGTGGACTGTCAGCTGATTTGGCTACCTATACCTTGAACGGCTTGCATGGGTTTGTAGCAGTGACTTGTTTGACAGCCTTGACAGAAAAAGGATTTGAAGTCTTTCCAACTGATGATACCATTTTTCAACATGAATTAGATAGCTTGCGTGATGTGGAATTTGGGGGAATTAAGATTGGTCTTCTCCCTACTGTCAGTGTGGCTGAGAAGGCCTTGGACTTTATCAAACAACGCCCAGGAGTACCTATGGTGTTGGATCCTGTCTTGGTCTGCAAGGAAACGCATGATGTAGCTGTCAGTGAGCTCTGCCAAGAGTTGATTCGCTTTTTCCCTTATGTCAGTGTGATTACGCCTAATCTCCCAGAAGCAGAATTATTATCCGGTCAGGAAATTAAAACCTTGGAAGACATGAAAACTGCAGCGCAGAAATTGCATGATTTAGGAGCGCCAGCAGTCATTATCAAGGGAGGCAATCGTCTTAGTCAGGACAAGGCTGTGGATGTCTTTTATGATGGACAGACCTTTACTATCCTAGAAAATCCAGTTATCCAAGGCCAAAATGCTGGTGCAGGTTGTACCTTTGCCTCTAGCATTGCCAGTCACTTGATTAAAGGTGATAAACTTTTGCCAGCAGTAGAAAGCTCTAAGGCTTTCGTTTATCGTGCTATTGCACAAGCAGATCAGTATGGAGTAAGACAATATGAAGCAAACAAAAACAACTAA
- a CDS encoding ECF transporter S component, whose product MKQTKTTKIALVSLLTALSVVLGYFLKIPTPTGILTLLDAGVFFAAFYFGSREGAVVGGLASFLIDLLSGYPQWMFFSLVNHGLQGFFAGFKGKSQWLGLILATIAMVGGYALGSTLMNGWAAALPEILPNFMQNMVGMIVGFILSQSIKKIK is encoded by the coding sequence ATGAAGCAAACAAAAACAACTAAAATCGCCCTTGTATCCCTATTAACCGCCCTTTCTGTGGTTCTAGGTTATTTCTTAAAAATCCCAACACCTACAGGAATTCTAACTCTTTTAGATGCTGGTGTCTTCTTTGCGGCCTTTTACTTTGGTAGTCGTGAAGGAGCGGTAGTCGGAGGACTAGCAAGTTTCTTGATTGACCTCTTATCAGGCTACCCTCAGTGGATGTTCTTTAGCTTGGTCAACCATGGCTTGCAGGGATTTTTCGCAGGATTTAAAGGAAAAAGTCAGTGGTTAGGCCTTATTTTAGCAACTATTGCCATGGTAGGAGGCTACGCCTTGGGTTCTACTTTGATGAATGGCTGGGCAGCAGCCCTCCCAGAAATTCTACCAAATTTCATGCAAAATATGGTAGGGATGATTGTAGGATTTATTCTTAGTCAAAGTATCAAGAAGATTAAGTAA
- a CDS encoding M24 family metallopeptidase: protein MSKLQQILTYLESEKLDVAVVSDPVTINYLTGFYSDPHERQMFLFVLADQEPLLFVPALEVERASSTVSFPVVGYVDSENPWQKIKHALPQLDFKRVAVEFDNLILTKYHGLKTVFETAEFDNLTPRIQRMRLIKSADEVQKMMVAGLYADKAVHVGFDNISLDKTETDIIAQIDFAMKREGYEMSFDTMVLTGDNAANPHGIPAANKVENDALLLFDLGVLVNGYASDMTRTVAVGKPDQFKKDIYNLTLEAQQAALDFIKPGVTAHEVDRAAREVIEKAGYGEYFNHRLGHGIGMDVHEFPSIMEGNDMVIEEGMCFSVEPGIYIPGKVGVRIEDCGVVTKDGFDLFTSTSKDLLYFD, encoded by the coding sequence ATGTCTAAATTACAACAAATCCTAACATATCTTGAATCAGAAAAACTAGACGTCGCTGTCGTATCTGACCCCGTCACAATCAATTACCTCACTGGTTTTTACAGTGATCCCCATGAACGCCAAATGTTCCTCTTTGTCCTAGCGGATCAGGAACCTCTCCTCTTTGTCCCAGCTCTTGAAGTAGAACGTGCAAGTAGCACCGTTTCCTTCCCAGTAGTGGGCTATGTCGATTCTGAAAATCCATGGCAAAAAATCAAACATGCTCTTCCACAACTTGACTTCAAACGTGTCGCTGTTGAGTTTGACAATCTCATCTTGACCAAATACCATGGTTTGAAAACAGTTTTTGAGACTGCTGAGTTTGACAACCTCACTCCTCGTATCCAACGCATGCGCCTCATCAAATCAGCTGATGAAGTGCAAAAAATGATGGTTGCAGGTCTTTATGCTGACAAGGCTGTTCATGTTGGTTTTGACAATATTTCTCTTGATAAGACTGAGACAGATATCATCGCACAAATTGACTTTGCCATGAAACGTGAAGGTTACGAAATGAGCTTTGATACCATGGTCTTGACTGGTGATAATGCTGCGAATCCACACGGCATTCCAGCAGCTAATAAGGTTGAAAATGATGCTCTTCTCCTCTTTGACCTGGGTGTTCTGGTCAATGGCTATGCGTCAGATATGACTCGTACAGTCGCTGTCGGCAAACCAGACCAATTCAAGAAAGATATTTACAACTTGACTCTTGAAGCCCAACAAGCTGCTCTTGACTTTATCAAGCCAGGTGTGACTGCTCATGAAGTGGACCGCGCTGCCCGTGAGGTCATCGAAAAAGCTGGTTATGGTGAGTACTTCAACCACCGTCTCGGGCATGGTATCGGTATGGATGTCCATGAATTCCCATCTATCATGGAAGGAAACGACATGGTCATCGAAGAAGGCATGTGCTTCTCTGTTGAACCAGGTATCTATATCCCTGGTAAAGTCGGTGTTCGTATTGAAGACTGCGGTGTTGTTACCAAGGATGGCTTCGACCTCTTTACAAGCACCAGCAAAGATTTGCTTTATTTTGATTAA
- the gatD gene encoding lipid II isoglutaminyl synthase subunit GatD codes for MVYTSLSSKDGNYPYQLNIAHLYGNLMNTYGDNGNILMLKYVAEKLGAHVTVDIVSLHDDFDENHYDIAFFGGGQDFEQSIIADDLPAKKESIDNYIQNDGVVLAICGGFQLLGQYYVEASGKRIEGLGVMGHYTLNQTNNRFIGDIKIHNEDFDETYYGFENHQGRTFLSDDQKPLGQVVYGNGNNEEKVGEGVHYKNVFGSYFHGPILSRNANLAYRLVTTALKKKYGQDIQLPAYEDILSQEIAEEYSDVKSKADFS; via the coding sequence ATGGTTTATACTTCACTTTCCTCAAAAGATGGCAATTACCCCTATCAGCTCAACATTGCCCACCTCTACGGAAATCTCATGAATACCTACGGGGACAATGGAAACATCCTCATGCTCAAGTATGTGGCTGAAAAACTGGGAGCCCATGTGACCGTTGACATCGTTTCTCTCCATGATGACTTTGATGAAAATCACTACGACATCGCCTTTTTCGGTGGTGGTCAAGACTTTGAACAAAGTATCATTGCAGACGACCTACCTGCTAAAAAAGAGAGCATTGACAACTACATCCAAAACGACGGTGTAGTTCTGGCTATCTGCGGTGGTTTCCAACTATTGGGTCAATATTATGTTGAAGCTTCAGGAAAACGTATCGAAGGGCTAGGGGTCATGGGACACTACACGCTCAACCAGACCAATAACCGTTTTATCGGTGACATCAAGATTCACAATGAAGATTTCGATGAAACCTACTATGGATTTGAAAATCACCAAGGTCGTACCTTCCTCTCTGATGACCAAAAACCGCTGGGACAGGTTGTCTATGGAAATGGAAACAACGAAGAAAAGGTCGGTGAAGGGGTTCATTATAAGAATGTCTTTGGTTCCTACTTCCACGGGCCTATCCTCTCTCGTAATGCCAATCTGGCTTATCGCCTAGTTACTACTGCCCTCAAGAAGAAATATGGTCAGGACATCCAACTCCCTGCCTATGAGGACATTCTCAGCCAAGAAATCGCTGAAGAGTACAGTGACGTCAAAAGCAAGGCTGACTTTTCTTAA